In the Ruminococcus sp. OA3 genome, one interval contains:
- a CDS encoding BMC domain-containing protein, producing the protein MKALGMIEVYGMVPAVEALDAALKAADVHVTEVKPVKGGLVTVMINGDVGAVKAAVDAAQSAAARTGTVNAVHVIARPAGGLEKILGAETTSVPEPVQDNPPADSLQQPAKAQPADALQATEGQQSPEEKPVKNKTVRTKPAQAKEQE; encoded by the coding sequence ATGAAAGCATTAGGCATGATCGAAGTATATGGAATGGTTCCGGCTGTGGAAGCGCTCGACGCAGCACTGAAAGCGGCTGATGTGCATGTGACAGAAGTGAAGCCTGTCAAGGGAGGTCTGGTGACTGTCATGATAAATGGTGATGTTGGGGCTGTCAAAGCTGCGGTCGATGCGGCACAGTCCGCAGCAGCGCGCACCGGGACAGTAAATGCGGTGCATGTTATCGCAAGACCCGCCGGCGGGCTTGAGAAAATATTGGGAGCAGAGACAACTTCTGTGCCGGAGCCGGTACAGGATAATCCGCCGGCCGACAGTTTGCAGCAGCCGGCAAAAGCACAGCCGGCAGATGCACTACAGGCGACAGAGGGGCAGCAGTCTCCGGAAGAAAAGCCTGTTAAAAACAAGACAGTCAGAACGAAGCCGGCACAGGCAAAAGAACAGGAGTGA
- a CDS encoding ATP-binding protein produces the protein MKVFTETMVRDMMKTSRVPVFQVPEGKILSPAAKEYLQQQKVEISYQKDDSAARPAAAATGYTDYETGMSYAAKPEHMTQLTGNLLVPKNHSRIIFRGKLDTLEATVVLTQIQLEAVQGPKELIADLSDIMRVLREMMKCDVLDEPFKNDMIIGLTHAQLRERSHDPLKFYGVKQMIPPDYSLGAVHALLNRLRTAVRETETAAAGAFLQGEQVMRKDILEELNRLSSAVHIMMCRYLGGGYGVNKEE, from the coding sequence GTGAAAGTATTCACAGAGACAATGGTCCGGGATATGATGAAAACATCCCGGGTCCCGGTATTTCAGGTGCCGGAGGGAAAAATTCTCTCTCCGGCAGCAAAAGAATACCTGCAGCAGCAGAAAGTGGAGATCAGTTATCAGAAGGATGATTCAGCGGCCAGACCGGCAGCTGCAGCGACAGGGTATACGGACTATGAGACGGGTATGAGTTATGCGGCGAAGCCGGAACATATGACACAGCTTACAGGAAATCTGCTGGTACCCAAAAACCACTCCCGCATTATATTCCGCGGAAAACTTGACACACTGGAGGCAACTGTAGTGCTTACCCAGATTCAGCTGGAGGCAGTGCAGGGACCGAAGGAACTGATTGCAGATCTTTCGGATATCATGCGGGTGCTCAGAGAAATGATGAAATGTGATGTGCTGGATGAGCCGTTTAAAAATGACATGATTATTGGCCTGACCCATGCACAGTTAAGAGAACGTTCACATGATCCGCTGAAATTTTACGGGGTAAAGCAGATGATTCCCCCGGACTACAGTCTCGGAGCAGTCCATGCACTGCTGAACCGTCTGCGGACGGCGGTACGGGAGACAGAAACCGCGGCAGCCGGTGCATTTCTGCAGGGCGAACAGGTGATGAGAAAAGATATACTGGAAGAGCTGAACCGCCTGTCAAGCGCCGTGCACATTATGATGTGCAGGTATCTGGGCGGTGGTTATGGAGTGAATAAGGAGGAGTAA
- a CDS encoding ethanolamine ammonia-lyase subunit EutB — translation MILKTSLFGHTYEFQSLREVMAKANEEKSGDKLAGVAAESAEERVAAKVVLSQITLKELRNHPAVPYEEDEVTRIIQDGVNESIYREFEHMTVAEFREWILDERTSGEMIKRASRGITSEIVAAVCKLMGNLDLIYAAKKIRITAHCNTTIGLPGTFSSRLQPNHTTDDPKGIMASVMEGFSLGCGDAVLGLNPVDDSAESVARILKGFDEFKHKWEIPTQICVLAHVTTQMEAIQKFHAPMDLMFQSIAGSQKGNEAFGISGTMIQEGYDMMMREGTSTGPNVMYFETGQGSELSSEAHHGWDQVTMEARCYGFAKKYHPFLVNTVVGFIGPEYLYNSKQVIRAGLEDHFMGKLSGISMGCDTCYTNHMKADQNDLENLAALLVAAGCNYIMGVPQGDDCMLMYQSSGYHEAAALREIFGLRPIPEFDAWLEKMGFSKDGRLTSLAGDASVFLTDKGGM, via the coding sequence TTGATTCTGAAGACATCATTATTTGGACATACGTATGAGTTTCAGTCTCTCAGGGAAGTGATGGCGAAAGCCAACGAAGAGAAGTCCGGCGATAAGCTGGCGGGTGTAGCTGCTGAGTCCGCGGAGGAACGCGTCGCGGCAAAAGTAGTTCTCTCACAGATAACCCTGAAAGAACTCCGGAATCATCCGGCCGTCCCGTATGAGGAGGACGAAGTAACAAGAATCATCCAGGATGGGGTAAATGAATCCATCTACCGGGAATTTGAGCATATGACGGTGGCAGAGTTCCGGGAGTGGATCCTGGACGAGCGTACATCGGGGGAGATGATAAAACGGGCATCCAGAGGCATTACGAGTGAGATCGTCGCTGCAGTCTGCAAGCTTATGGGAAATCTGGATCTGATCTATGCGGCTAAAAAGATCAGGATTACTGCACACTGCAACACGACGATCGGTCTGCCGGGAACATTTTCCTCAAGACTTCAGCCCAATCATACGACGGATGACCCAAAGGGAATTATGGCTTCTGTCATGGAGGGATTCAGTCTCGGATGCGGAGATGCGGTACTCGGGCTGAACCCGGTAGATGATTCTGCAGAGAGCGTCGCACGTATCTTAAAAGGCTTTGATGAATTCAAGCATAAATGGGAAATTCCGACTCAGATATGTGTATTGGCCCATGTGACGACTCAGATGGAGGCGATTCAAAAATTTCATGCGCCGATGGATCTGATGTTTCAGTCGATTGCAGGATCCCAGAAAGGTAATGAAGCGTTTGGGATCAGCGGGACAATGATTCAGGAGGGTTATGACATGATGATGCGGGAAGGGACTTCGACCGGACCGAATGTCATGTATTTTGAGACCGGGCAGGGATCAGAGCTCTCCTCCGAGGCACACCATGGATGGGACCAGGTTACGATGGAGGCAAGATGCTATGGATTTGCCAAAAAGTATCACCCATTCCTGGTAAACACGGTAGTCGGTTTTATCGGTCCGGAATACCTTTACAATTCAAAGCAGGTGATCCGCGCAGGTCTGGAAGATCATTTTATGGGAAAACTAAGCGGAATTTCCATGGGATGTGATACCTGTTATACCAACCATATGAAAGCTGATCAGAATGATCTGGAAAATCTGGCAGCGCTTCTAGTGGCAGCGGGCTGTAATTATATCATGGGTGTGCCGCAGGGCGATGACTGTATGCTGATGTATCAGAGCAGCGGTTATCATGAGGCTGCTGCGCTCCGGGAGATTTTCGGACTGCGTCCGATTCCTGAATTTGATGCATGGCTTGAAAAAATGGGATTCTCGAAAGACGGAAGACTGACATCTCTGGCGGGTGATGCTTCCGTATTCCTGACAGACAAAGGAGGGATGTGA
- a CDS encoding 1-propanol dehydrogenase PduQ encodes MQGMTCGSQKVRWSVLELKVPDGGWASLLAQMPGHWTFIHVMSVYYERKRGNGMEQFSLKTEIIIGSADLKELLKDIQRVFIVTDGFMAESGKISYVTKQLEDAGITYGVFSEVRADPDIATVAKGMEQMETLEPQAVIAFGGGSPIDAAKAMVFFGQKQKPQNGCRFIAIPTTSGTGSEVSRFAVISDPLKEAKYPLTDDALRADIAVLDASLTLSVPPGVTADTGVDVLTHAMEAFVSETANDFTDAAAEKAIRMVHENLLEVFAHPDNRCARQKMHNASCLAGIAFSSGGLGINHSMAHTLGAHFHLPHGKVNGILMPYVISYNSGYREGLTKAAGRYELIAQMMGVENGDSRQSVFNLIRLIRQYRKQLNIPNTIAEAGVTAEEFEENLKEMAQAAYADGCTKTNPRKCTIDDLIGIFRNAYDGRL; translated from the coding sequence ATGCAGGGCATGACGTGCGGCTCGCAGAAAGTACGCTGGAGCGTACTTGAATTGAAAGTTCCGGACGGCGGTTGGGCAAGCTTGCTTGCACAGATGCCCGGACATTGGACTTTCATTCATGTGATGTCTGTTTATTATGAAAGGAAGCGGGGAAATGGCATGGAGCAGTTTAGTCTGAAAACAGAAATTATCATTGGCAGTGCCGATTTAAAAGAGCTGTTAAAAGACATACAGAGGGTATTTATCGTGACGGACGGCTTTATGGCTGAGAGCGGAAAAATATCTTATGTGACGAAACAACTGGAAGACGCCGGAATCACGTATGGGGTTTTCTCCGAAGTGCGTGCAGACCCGGATATTGCTACGGTAGCAAAGGGAATGGAGCAGATGGAGACACTGGAGCCGCAGGCTGTGATTGCATTTGGAGGCGGTTCACCCATAGACGCGGCAAAGGCAATGGTGTTTTTTGGGCAGAAGCAGAAACCGCAAAACGGGTGCAGATTTATCGCGATACCGACGACGAGCGGAACGGGATCAGAGGTCAGCCGGTTTGCAGTCATCAGTGATCCTCTGAAAGAGGCTAAATATCCGCTGACGGATGATGCGCTTCGGGCGGATATAGCGGTTCTTGATGCGTCGCTGACTTTAAGTGTTCCTCCGGGAGTGACAGCTGATACGGGGGTTGATGTGCTGACGCATGCGATGGAAGCATTTGTCTCTGAGACGGCAAATGATTTCACGGATGCCGCAGCCGAAAAAGCAATTCGTATGGTGCATGAAAATCTTCTGGAGGTTTTTGCACATCCGGATAACCGGTGTGCGCGTCAAAAAATGCACAATGCATCATGCCTGGCGGGAATTGCGTTCAGCAGTGGAGGGCTTGGGATCAATCACAGTATGGCTCACACACTTGGCGCGCATTTTCATCTGCCGCATGGAAAAGTCAACGGGATACTGATGCCCTATGTGATCTCATATAATTCAGGTTACCGTGAGGGGCTCACAAAAGCAGCCGGACGATATGAACTGATCGCCCAAATGATGGGAGTTGAGAACGGGGACAGCAGACAGAGTGTCTTTAATCTGATACGTCTGATACGGCAATACAGAAAACAGCTGAATATCCCCAATACGATTGCCGAGGCAGGCGTGACAGCGGAGGAATTCGAAGAAAACTTAAAAGAAATGGCACAGGCAGCCTATGCAGATGGCTGTACAAAGACGAATCCAAGAAAATGTACGATCGATGATCTGATCGGCATTTTCCGGAATGCCTATGACGGCAGGCTTTGA
- the eutM gene encoding ethanolamine utilization microcompartment protein EutM — protein sequence MAAMQALGMIETKGLVAAIEAADAMVKAANVMLIGKEHVGGGLVTVMVRGDVGAVKAATDAGAAAAERVGELISLHVIPRPHEEVESILPK from the coding sequence ATGGCAGCAATGCAGGCTTTAGGTATGATTGAGACAAAAGGACTTGTCGCAGCAATTGAGGCGGCTGATGCAATGGTAAAAGCGGCAAATGTTATGCTGATCGGCAAAGAGCACGTTGGAGGCGGACTGGTGACAGTCATGGTTCGCGGAGATGTGGGAGCAGTGAAAGCGGCTACAGATGCGGGCGCAGCGGCAGCAGAGCGCGTGGGAGAGCTGATTTCCCTGCATGTAATCCCAAGGCCACACGAGGAAGTAGAGAGTATCCTTCCCAAATAG
- the eutP gene encoding EutP/PduV family microcompartment system protein produces MKKVILIGKSGSGKTSLCQRLSSQDMKYCKTQSVQLINETFLDTPGEYLERPRMRGALSVTAADAQLILFIQEAAAEDSMFPPGYASSFNKPCVGVVSKADMADGEQTERAKNFLKMAGASKIFVTSAREGQGLYELAAFLEDGKR; encoded by the coding sequence ATGAAAAAAGTTATTTTAATCGGAAAATCAGGGTCAGGAAAGACATCACTGTGTCAGCGCCTGAGCAGTCAGGATATGAAATACTGTAAAACGCAGAGTGTGCAGCTCATCAATGAGACATTTCTCGATACGCCGGGAGAATATCTGGAACGGCCGCGGATGCGCGGGGCGCTCAGCGTGACTGCGGCGGATGCACAGCTGATTCTTTTTATACAGGAAGCGGCGGCAGAGGACAGCATGTTCCCGCCGGGTTATGCATCTTCATTTAACAAGCCCTGTGTCGGAGTTGTATCAAAAGCCGATATGGCTGATGGGGAACAGACAGAAAGGGCAAAGAATTTTCTGAAGATGGCGGGAGCCAGTAAGATCTTTGTAACCAGTGCGAGAGAAGGCCAGGGGCTTTATGAGCTGGCTGCATTCCTGGAGGACGGGAAGAGGTGA
- the eutL gene encoding ethanolamine utilization microcompartment protein EutL produces MKGDLLKAKVLAARVIPNVSPELAKQLSLTEEQKAVALLTSDCDDVTYTALDEATKKADVSVVYAKSFYAGAANANTKLAGEVIGILAGPTPDEVKSGLEQAMYTIEHEAAFVSANEDDSIAYYAHCVSSTGSYLSEGAGIRKGEALAYLIAPPLESLYGLDAALKAADVRLCVLYAPPSETNFGGGLLTGTQSACKSACEAFAQAVESIADNPVR; encoded by the coding sequence ATGAAAGGCGATTTATTGAAAGCAAAGGTACTTGCGGCGAGGGTGATCCCCAATGTAAGTCCTGAACTTGCAAAACAGCTGTCTCTAACAGAGGAGCAGAAAGCTGTGGCACTGCTGACAAGTGACTGCGATGATGTGACATATACAGCACTTGATGAGGCGACCAAAAAAGCGGATGTCTCGGTTGTCTATGCCAAGAGCTTTTATGCGGGGGCGGCTAACGCAAATACCAAACTGGCAGGGGAAGTGATAGGCATTCTTGCCGGACCCACACCGGATGAAGTGAAAAGCGGACTGGAGCAGGCGATGTACACGATAGAACATGAAGCGGCGTTTGTTTCAGCAAATGAGGATGACAGTATTGCATATTATGCCCACTGTGTCTCAAGCACAGGATCATATCTGTCGGAGGGTGCAGGAATCCGAAAAGGGGAAGCGCTGGCATATCTGATAGCGCCGCCGCTGGAATCCCTGTATGGGCTGGATGCAGCTCTGAAGGCGGCAGATGTACGCCTCTGCGTATTATATGCTCCTCCGTCGGAGACGAATTTCGGAGGCGGACTTCTGACAGGAACACAGTCTGCCTGCAAATCTGCGTGTGAGGCATTTGCACAGGCAGTAGAATCAATAGCCGATAATCCAGTCCGATAA
- the eutC gene encoding ethanolamine ammonia-lyase subunit EutC, whose protein sequence is MDEKQLRDIIQQVLGEMEVTKDSQGKASVQQAVRRTQDVKEHVEAGCIPDVSEVDIRRQYLVEHPLNREAYFEIKQAAPCRLGIGKAGARYKTLPYLQFRAAHSAAQDAVFSDVDPEFVGQLGLFTVQTQCENKDVYLTRPDLGRKLNEEGVKTVKEKCAKNPKVQIYVSDGLSSAAVEANTKDVLPSILQGLKSYGIETGTPFFVKYGRVGAMDQISELTGADVTCVLIGERPGLLTAESMSAYIAYKATVGMPESRRTVVSNIHREGTIPAEAGAHIADIIKTILDKKASGTDLRI, encoded by the coding sequence GTGGATGAAAAACAGCTGCGTGATATTATCCAGCAGGTGCTGGGTGAAATGGAAGTGACAAAAGACAGTCAGGGGAAAGCCAGTGTACAGCAGGCAGTGCGCCGGACACAAGATGTAAAAGAACACGTCGAGGCAGGATGCATACCGGATGTATCGGAAGTAGATATCCGCAGACAGTATCTGGTAGAACATCCGCTCAACCGCGAAGCATATTTTGAGATCAAACAGGCAGCACCGTGCCGGCTCGGCATCGGAAAGGCAGGGGCACGTTATAAGACACTGCCGTACCTGCAGTTCCGTGCAGCACATTCTGCCGCTCAGGATGCCGTATTTTCAGATGTTGATCCTGAATTTGTGGGACAGCTCGGACTGTTTACAGTCCAGACACAGTGTGAGAATAAGGATGTCTATCTGACCCGTCCGGATCTCGGCAGGAAGCTGAATGAAGAGGGAGTTAAGACTGTCAAAGAAAAATGTGCCAAAAACCCCAAAGTACAGATTTATGTTTCGGATGGCTTGAGCTCAGCGGCAGTTGAGGCGAACACCAAAGATGTGCTGCCGAGTATCCTGCAGGGATTGAAAAGCTACGGAATCGAAACTGGCACACCATTTTTTGTAAAGTACGGACGCGTTGGAGCGATGGACCAGATCTCAGAGCTTACGGGAGCAGATGTCACATGTGTGCTGATCGGTGAACGGCCGGGACTTTTGACGGCGGAATCCATGTCAGCCTATATCGCATATAAGGCAACGGTTGGCATGCCGGAATCCAGAAGGACAGTCGTATCCAATATTCACAGAGAAGGAACGATTCCGGCAGAGGCAGGCGCTCATATCGCTGATATTATCAAGACGATTCTGGATAAAAAAGCGAGCGGAACTGATCTGAGGATCTAA
- a CDS encoding acetaldehyde dehydrogenase (acetylating): MQLYDKDLLSVQEVRELVEKARAAQEELSKKDQQDVDRLVRSIAHAGVRNAQRLAEMAHNETGFGVTADKVIKNVFASKGVYDYIKDMKTIGELSRDNEKKLRTLAVPVGVIAGLIPSTNPTSTALYKALISVKAGNAIVFSPHPNALECILETVKVIRQALAEAGGNEDLVSCITIPTMQATDNLMKHPDISMILATGGSAMVRAAYSSGTPAIGVGPGNGPAFIEKTADLKTAVRRILDSKTFDNGTICASEQSVVCTFEMEAAVKEEMQRQGAYFLNEQERKKLGEFILRANGTMNPMIVGRDVQHIAKLAGLTIPENTRVIVAKEDGVGRGHPYSNEKLAPILGFYTASDYVEVCDLCREILYYEGAGHTFSIHTQDEKIVDYFSRRIPVSRLLVNTSSAIGGIGGSTNLAPALTLGCGAIGGSATSENVGPMHLYNLRYVAYGTKEIDEIRAEAPKCPEGICSDSEVSRESVDAIVKKIIEKLQAV; this comes from the coding sequence ATGCAATTGTATGACAAAGACCTTTTGTCGGTACAGGAAGTCCGGGAGCTGGTGGAAAAGGCCAGAGCTGCACAGGAAGAGCTGAGTAAAAAAGATCAGCAGGATGTGGATCGTCTGGTCAGATCCATAGCACACGCGGGGGTGCGTAACGCACAGAGACTGGCAGAAATGGCCCACAATGAAACAGGCTTTGGAGTGACAGCAGATAAGGTGATCAAAAATGTATTTGCAAGTAAGGGTGTCTATGATTATATCAAGGATATGAAAACGATTGGGGAACTGTCCAGGGATAATGAGAAAAAACTTCGGACACTGGCAGTTCCGGTCGGTGTGATTGCCGGGTTGATACCCTCTACAAATCCGACCTCAACAGCACTTTACAAGGCGCTGATATCGGTGAAAGCCGGCAATGCCATTGTGTTTTCACCGCATCCGAATGCTTTGGAATGTATCCTTGAGACGGTGAAAGTCATCCGTCAGGCACTTGCCGAAGCGGGCGGAAATGAAGACCTGGTATCCTGCATCACCATACCGACGATGCAGGCGACCGACAATCTGATGAAGCATCCGGATATCTCGATGATCCTGGCAACAGGGGGCTCGGCGATGGTAAGAGCAGCCTATTCTTCCGGGACACCGGCGATCGGTGTGGGCCCCGGAAATGGTCCGGCATTCATCGAGAAGACAGCAGATTTGAAAACAGCCGTACGCCGTATCCTGGATTCCAAGACATTTGACAACGGAACCATCTGTGCGTCGGAACAGTCGGTGGTATGCACATTTGAGATGGAAGCGGCAGTAAAGGAAGAGATGCAGCGCCAGGGGGCCTATTTTCTGAACGAACAGGAACGGAAAAAACTCGGAGAATTCATCCTGCGTGCAAACGGGACGATGAACCCGATGATCGTAGGACGGGATGTGCAGCATATTGCCAAACTGGCGGGACTCACGATTCCGGAAAATACCCGGGTGATCGTTGCGAAAGAAGACGGTGTCGGACGTGGCCATCCGTACTCGAATGAGAAACTGGCTCCTATCCTTGGATTTTACACAGCCAGCGATTATGTGGAGGTATGTGATCTCTGCAGGGAGATTCTGTACTACGAAGGTGCGGGACACACATTTTCCATCCATACCCAGGATGAAAAAATTGTCGATTATTTTTCCAGACGGATTCCGGTTTCACGGCTTCTGGTGAATACCTCAAGTGCAATCGGAGGAATCGGAGGTTCGACAAATCTGGCGCCTGCCCTGACGCTTGGATGCGGAGCCATCGGCGGAAGTGCCACTTCAGAAAATGTAGGGCCAATGCATCTTTACAACCTGCGCTATGTGGCATATGGAACAAAAGAGATTGATGAGATCAGAGCGGAAGCACCGAAGTGCCCGGAAGGAATCTGCAGTGACTCTGAGGTTTCACGGGAATCAGTGGATGCAATTGTTAAAAAAATCATAGAAAAACTTCAGGCAGTTTGA
- a CDS encoding BMC domain-containing protein: MTDQEKTRIVQEFVPGKQVTLAHIIAHPVDTLYAKLGMTDAPGAIGIFTITPSEAAIIAADVASKAAGISIGFIDRFNGSLVISGDVSGVEAALGGVLDVLCESMGFASVPVTRS; encoded by the coding sequence ATGACAGACCAGGAGAAAACCCGTATTGTTCAGGAGTTTGTACCGGGAAAGCAGGTAACGCTGGCACATATCATTGCTCACCCGGTAGATACACTCTACGCGAAGCTTGGCATGACAGACGCTCCGGGTGCGATTGGGATCTTTACGATCACCCCGAGTGAAGCCGCCATAATAGCAGCGGATGTTGCCAGTAAAGCGGCCGGTATTTCTATTGGGTTTATCGACCGGTTTAACGGATCTCTGGTGATCAGCGGTGATGTGTCAGGTGTAGAGGCTGCACTTGGGGGCGTTCTGGACGTTCTGTGTGAATCCATGGGTTTTGCGTCTGTTCCGGTGACCCGGTCATGA
- a CDS encoding ethanolamine ammonia-lyase reactivating factor EutA, whose product MRESIYSVGIDVGTSTTQLIFCRLTMENQASSYVVPRIGIVEKEVIYKSRIYFTPLSTQSDIDVEKLKEIVRVEYQAAGMTPADLKTGAVIITGETARKKNADDVLAALSDMAGDFVVAVAGPDLESVLSAKGAGADRISEEKRITAVNIDIGGGTSNIALFEKGSLRGTACLDIGGRLIKVSDGVVDYIYPKITALSRTHGIDIQVGDPADVQKLSKVCDLMAEQLAMAVHLSRPDGIHRKMYTNDGVEMTDSPKAGAIMFSGGVAECMREADGEDVFRFGDIGVLLAEAISRNASLGSIPWYPARETIRATVVGAGSHTTEVSGSTISYVSDCLPLKNVPVLRVEQQDEQNLETFRDSIAAQLPMFGENGEPGLAAVSFSGNFHTDFVRIQELAATLADVLKDKMKTHPLILVMENDIAKVLGNALNVMLENSRKVLCIDGIHAGSGDYLDIGEPAAGGRVVPVVIKTLIFNS is encoded by the coding sequence GTGAGAGAGTCGATATACAGTGTGGGAATTGATGTAGGGACTTCGACGACCCAGCTCATTTTCTGCAGACTGACGATGGAAAACCAGGCAAGCAGTTATGTAGTGCCGCGTATAGGCATTGTTGAAAAAGAAGTGATTTATAAAAGCCGGATTTATTTTACACCACTCTCCACACAGTCAGACATTGACGTGGAGAAGCTGAAAGAAATCGTACGTGTGGAGTATCAGGCTGCCGGTATGACACCGGCAGATTTAAAGACAGGAGCTGTGATCATTACAGGAGAGACGGCCAGGAAGAAAAACGCAGATGATGTGTTGGCAGCCCTGAGTGATATGGCGGGTGATTTCGTGGTGGCAGTGGCGGGTCCGGACCTGGAATCGGTTCTGTCCGCCAAAGGTGCCGGGGCAGACCGGATTTCGGAAGAAAAACGTATCACGGCGGTCAATATTGATATTGGCGGAGGAACCAGCAATATTGCACTGTTTGAAAAAGGAAGCCTCCGGGGAACAGCGTGTCTGGATATTGGAGGACGCCTGATTAAGGTGTCGGATGGTGTTGTAGATTATATTTATCCCAAGATCACGGCGCTTTCCAGGACACACGGTATAGATATACAGGTGGGAGACCCAGCAGACGTTCAAAAGTTGTCAAAAGTCTGCGACCTCATGGCGGAACAGCTGGCGATGGCAGTACATCTGTCCAGGCCGGACGGGATACACCGGAAGATGTATACAAACGACGGTGTGGAGATGACAGATTCTCCCAAAGCCGGGGCAATTATGTTCTCCGGCGGTGTGGCTGAGTGTATGCGTGAGGCGGACGGTGAAGATGTTTTCAGATTCGGGGATATCGGCGTATTGCTGGCGGAAGCAATCAGCCGTAATGCTTCTCTTGGCAGTATACCGTGGTATCCGGCCAGAGAGACGATCCGGGCAACCGTTGTGGGGGCGGGGTCCCATACGACGGAAGTGAGTGGAAGTACAATATCCTACGTTTCAGACTGTCTTCCCCTGAAGAACGTTCCGGTGCTTCGGGTAGAGCAGCAGGATGAACAGAATCTGGAGACGTTTCGAGATTCCATCGCTGCGCAGCTTCCCATGTTCGGTGAAAATGGAGAGCCGGGTCTTGCCGCAGTTTCATTTTCTGGAAATTTTCATACGGATTTTGTGAGGATTCAGGAGCTGGCAGCAACACTGGCTGATGTTCTGAAAGACAAGATGAAAACACATCCCCTGATCCTGGTGATGGAAAATGACATTGCGAAAGTTCTGGGGAATGCACTGAATGTAATGCTGGAAAACAGCAGGAAAGTTTTATGTATCGACGGAATCCATGCCGGGAGCGGAGATTACCTCGACATCGGAGAGCCGGCAGCGGGGGGAAGAGTTGTCCCCGTAGTGATTAAAACATTAATATTTAATTCCTGA